A DNA window from Paenibacillus sp. HWE-109 contains the following coding sequences:
- a CDS encoding formylglycine-generating enzyme family protein: MVPIQGGAVELRDDRTKKKWQTNIQPFLLAPFPVTAGMYSAITSKSAYSAERDHMPIVNVSWHEAVIFCNLLSRRVGLKESYTIQGEDIICDWEANGYRLPSEAEWQYACKAGTTGYRYGEVEQIAWYNENSEGTSHEVGQKQPNPWGLYDMLGNVWEWCWDVYDENVYGSYRIFRGGSWAEEARGCGATCRRRSHPTLSIDDLGFRLARTPG; encoded by the coding sequence ATGGTACCAATTCAAGGCGGGGCAGTAGAATTAAGGGACGATAGAACCAAAAAGAAGTGGCAGACTAACATTCAACCCTTCCTGCTTGCACCATTTCCTGTTACTGCGGGCATGTATTCAGCAATCACTAGTAAATCAGCCTACTCAGCAGAAAGAGATCATATGCCGATAGTTAATGTGTCTTGGCACGAGGCTGTTATTTTCTGCAATTTACTTTCCCGGAGGGTAGGATTGAAGGAGAGTTATACGATCCAAGGGGAAGACATTATCTGTGATTGGGAAGCGAATGGTTATCGTCTTCCTTCCGAAGCTGAATGGCAATATGCTTGTAAAGCAGGCACAACAGGATATAGGTATGGAGAAGTTGAGCAAATTGCTTGGTATAATGAAAATTCAGAAGGAACTAGCCATGAAGTGGGACAGAAGCAGCCAAATCCTTGGGGGCTGTATGACATGCTAGGGAACGTCTGGGAATGGTGCTGGGATGTTTACGATGAGAACGTCTACGGTTCTTATCGCATATTTCGCGGAGGCAGTTGGGCCGAGGAGGCGAGGGGATGCGGGGCCACATGCCGGCGGCGCAGCCACCCGACTTTAAGTATTGATGACCTGGGATTTCGTCTGGCTCGGACTCCGGGTTAA
- a CDS encoding DUF4180 domain-containing protein gives MKITTIKENDVEIAVVTSSEILITDVQSALDLMATINYETGCNRIILPKSVLNEDFFDLKTRLAGEILQKFINYHIKMAIVGDYSGYASENLKDFMYESNKGKDFFFLSTDQQAIDKLSRQ, from the coding sequence ATGAAAATAACGACTATCAAAGAAAATGATGTGGAAATTGCTGTTGTGACTAGCAGTGAAATCTTGATAACGGATGTGCAATCGGCCTTGGATCTTATGGCAACTATTAATTATGAAACGGGTTGCAACCGTATTATTTTGCCTAAATCAGTTCTGAACGAAGATTTCTTTGACTTAAAAACACGCCTTGCAGGTGAGATCTTGCAGAAGTTTATTAATTATCATATCAAAATGGCCATCGTCGGAGATTATTCTGGCTATGCGAGTGAGAATTTGAAAGACTTTATGTATGAGAGCAATAAGGGAAAGGACTTTTTTTTCCTGTCAACGGATCAACAAGCGATTGATAAATTGAGCAGACAGTAG
- a CDS encoding TetR/AcrR family transcriptional regulator produces MPKVGMEPKRRAEVINATLTCISKFGIDGMTLDKVAEHASCSKGVVTYYFKNKESLIIEAFKSFLSYYGMKINAEIQQTMTPNEMIELTLKHILPPNNHVQGTINVSDLEGVENMFIPHEDQAKLFLHFFSRAVLDQKLQEVVAAVYHKEIYGIARIFDYGNKLGSMKVDDSVSAAYGLLSMVVGLSFFRVANIQPMNQGDNRYIGEDYVQRLIKR; encoded by the coding sequence ATGCCCAAAGTAGGAATGGAACCTAAACGCAGGGCGGAGGTTATTAATGCAACTCTCACCTGTATTAGTAAATTTGGAATAGATGGCATGACTTTGGATAAAGTTGCTGAACATGCAAGCTGCTCTAAGGGAGTTGTGACGTACTATTTCAAGAATAAGGAAAGCTTAATAATCGAGGCTTTCAAATCCTTCTTGAGCTACTACGGTATGAAGATCAATGCCGAAATTCAGCAAACAATGACCCCCAATGAGATGATAGAGCTCACACTCAAGCATATTCTCCCACCTAATAATCATGTGCAAGGAACCATCAATGTCTCAGATCTTGAGGGTGTTGAGAACATGTTCATCCCGCATGAAGATCAAGCCAAGCTTTTTCTTCATTTCTTCTCGAGAGCTGTTTTGGATCAGAAATTACAAGAAGTTGTAGCTGCAGTTTATCACAAGGAAATATACGGTATTGCGAGGATTTTTGATTATGGCAACAAGCTGGGAAGTATGAAGGTTGATGATTCAGTTAGCGCAGCATACGGCCTCTTGTCGATGGTAGTAGGATTGAGTTTTTTTAGAGTGGCTAATATCCAGCCGATGAATCAGGGAGATAATCGCTATATTGGCGAGGATTATGTTCAAAGGCTGATCAAGCGTTAG
- a CDS encoding GGDEF domain-containing protein, with the protein MKRSRSSVISDGAFLLLILACFVSIVFTAGNPNLYIQNIIFLNLAFLIAVVTYFTSVTTGLILNILFIFGYGTFTLYQTVVVGGLIGTQNYFWLIMTPLFTLATWLLTLGNRQLQQENEQLVKVNESLATVDARTSLKNTLSFQSDASVFMALSARYNIPLTLLVISVKYWDEIRRMIGEDQLLEAVHDLSKMSQISIRTNDSLYLLNKENPMWGMILFTDLPGAMIVIDRLRSRVDERNRDEYAQKYRVELILKMGAVAYDAEQISNPLEFIALAKKQVEYDV; encoded by the coding sequence ATGAAGCGCTCTAGAAGCAGTGTCATATCGGATGGTGCATTCCTGCTGCTGATTCTTGCCTGTTTTGTCAGTATCGTCTTCACGGCTGGCAATCCAAACTTGTATATTCAGAACATCATCTTCTTGAATCTTGCTTTTCTAATCGCTGTCGTTACCTACTTCACTAGTGTAACTACGGGGTTGATTCTGAATATATTGTTCATCTTCGGTTATGGGACATTTACGCTATATCAAACCGTTGTAGTGGGTGGGCTTATTGGGACACAGAATTATTTCTGGCTCATTATGACGCCATTATTTACTCTGGCAACTTGGTTGTTAACCTTGGGAAACAGACAGCTCCAGCAAGAAAATGAACAGTTGGTTAAGGTGAATGAATCACTAGCGACGGTTGATGCCAGGACAAGTTTGAAAAACACCCTGTCTTTTCAAAGCGATGCCTCGGTATTCATGGCTTTGTCCGCTCGGTACAATATACCTTTAACTTTACTAGTTATTAGTGTAAAGTACTGGGATGAAATTCGGCGCATGATTGGAGAGGATCAGCTTCTGGAAGCTGTACATGATCTGTCCAAAATGAGCCAAATCAGCATCCGTACGAATGATTCGCTCTATTTGCTTAATAAAGAGAATCCGATGTGGGGCATGATATTGTTCACAGATCTTCCTGGTGCGATGATCGTCATTGATCGGTTAAGAAGTCGAGTCGACGAACGGAATCGGGACGAATATGCGCAAAAATATCGGGTCGAGTTGATTCTGAAGATGGGAGCCGTCGCTTATGACGCCGAACAAATCTCGAATCCGCTGGAGTTTATTGCATTGGCGAAGAAACAGGTCGAATATGATGTTTGA
- a CDS encoding cellulose biosynthesis cyclic di-GMP-binding regulatory protein BcsB — MKKRMLGLAVLFALVIGQYVSPMAVSAEEITAGTKQYQTNFTETSLSGGNTYMQQFFQIENYWHVASVDVHLDYKVSQLTQNERSNLTLMINGTPFHSFRPIEQAVGGQQLTVHVPPEMIVKGVNSLTVQGHLETSSPIVQNTCLPTDTRDNWLQIAKTSRIAVNYTTESIQLSIRDFNQHFIGMGTVKEGQNAIAVPKAGNLAELEAATYVVSGYAKANPVTDKAIPLIEYSPDNVKGKQTVILVSLFDDLPEDMKSLVQSNNLENTALIQLIKQADHDILVITSADAGLLVKAGRLAANQTLLSQIDADRKVVDNTTEVDTPTVNVSRTMTLTETGDKLTGDRHQEKAYFISLPGNRSIADASKLRITYRYARNLDFDRSMVTVLINDTPIGSKKLSTELADNDHMDLIIPKTLNISGNFTVKLAFDLELKNTNCLENQGQMPWAFIEKDSMLQLNTKDKADLLFNNYPYPFLRDGSYNKVAVVLPKDKDPYIYQTLTNLFNLLGRYAQTNTGEVLYFQDNVSAQQLKGREIIAIGSYKDNQVIRDQNNKLYFRYDQSGRGFVSNEKMSIDASYGTRMGTLQLLDSPYESGFGLLAVTGSESKYMYLASKLIGSEGTLWKVFGDGVVTDIDGNIHAFRFKKETAAESSNVLTDVLERRDVLGFMTAALLVALLVLLSLIMMIRKYNKKRGDRR; from the coding sequence ATGAAGAAAAGAATGTTGGGGCTCGCCGTTTTATTCGCATTGGTTATAGGCCAATATGTTTCTCCAATGGCAGTATCAGCTGAAGAGATAACCGCGGGAACGAAGCAGTATCAAACGAATTTCACGGAAACTTCGCTATCCGGCGGAAATACCTATATGCAGCAATTTTTTCAAATTGAGAATTACTGGCACGTAGCAAGTGTTGACGTTCACCTTGATTATAAGGTTTCGCAGCTCACTCAGAATGAGCGTTCCAACCTCACGCTAATGATTAATGGAACACCTTTTCACTCCTTTCGGCCAATCGAACAGGCTGTGGGTGGACAACAATTAACCGTTCATGTTCCACCTGAAATGATTGTGAAAGGTGTAAATTCACTAACGGTACAAGGGCATTTGGAGACGAGCTCCCCAATCGTACAAAATACGTGCCTTCCAACAGACACAAGGGATAATTGGCTGCAAATTGCCAAAACCTCGCGTATCGCAGTAAATTATACAACGGAATCGATACAATTAAGCATTCGTGATTTTAATCAGCATTTTATTGGCATGGGCACGGTGAAAGAGGGCCAGAATGCAATTGCTGTCCCCAAAGCGGGAAATCTGGCTGAATTAGAAGCAGCAACCTATGTGGTATCCGGGTATGCCAAGGCCAATCCGGTCACGGATAAGGCGATTCCACTCATCGAGTATAGTCCAGACAATGTGAAGGGCAAACAGACTGTTATATTGGTGTCACTATTCGATGATCTACCAGAAGACATGAAGTCGCTCGTGCAATCGAATAATCTTGAAAATACAGCATTGATTCAATTAATTAAGCAAGCAGATCACGACATATTGGTCATTACTTCGGCTGATGCAGGTTTGTTGGTCAAAGCTGGACGATTGGCTGCGAATCAGACTTTGTTAAGTCAAATTGACGCCGACCGCAAAGTTGTGGACAACACGACAGAAGTGGATACACCGACCGTAAATGTGAGTCGTACGATGACCTTGACAGAAACTGGAGATAAGCTGACAGGGGATAGGCACCAGGAAAAAGCTTATTTTATTTCCTTACCTGGAAACCGCTCAATTGCGGATGCCAGTAAGCTAAGGATTACATATCGCTATGCGAGAAACCTTGATTTCGACCGCTCCATGGTAACTGTTTTGATTAATGACACACCGATCGGCAGTAAGAAGCTATCCACTGAGCTTGCTGACAACGATCATATGGATTTGATCATCCCCAAAACGTTAAATATCAGTGGTAATTTTACGGTAAAACTGGCCTTTGATCTGGAACTTAAGAATACAAATTGTCTCGAAAACCAAGGACAAATGCCGTGGGCTTTCATTGAGAAGGATTCCATGCTTCAACTAAATACCAAAGATAAAGCAGATCTCTTGTTTAATAATTATCCTTATCCGTTCCTGAGGGACGGAAGCTACAATAAAGTAGCTGTCGTTCTGCCTAAAGATAAAGATCCATACATCTATCAAACCTTAACCAATTTATTTAATTTATTGGGACGTTACGCACAAACAAACACTGGAGAAGTTCTTTATTTCCAAGACAATGTTAGTGCGCAGCAGTTAAAAGGACGGGAAATTATCGCGATTGGCAGCTACAAGGATAATCAGGTCATTCGTGATCAAAACAACAAGTTATATTTCCGCTATGATCAGAGTGGCCGAGGCTTTGTTTCCAATGAGAAAATGAGTATCGATGCCAGTTACGGCACACGCATGGGGACTCTGCAATTGCTGGATTCGCCATACGAGAGCGGCTTCGGTCTCCTCGCTGTAACCGGCAGTGAATCTAAGTACATGTATTTGGCATCGAAGCTGATCGGTTCGGAAGGCACGTTATGGAAAGTGTTTGGAGACGGGGTAGTAACGGATATAGATGGCAATATCCATGCGTTCCGTTTCAAAAAAGAAACGGCTGCCGAATCATCGAACGTGTTGACAGATGTGCTTGAACGCCGTGATGTGCTCGGCTTCATGACTGCTGCACTGCTTGTTGCTTTGTTGGTTCTCTTATCACTCATCATGATGATTCGTAAATACAACAAGAAACGGGGCGATCGTCGATGA
- a CDS encoding glycosyltransferase: protein MTIADILMLISVICIWSLLLVNVVLIVAGYLYYIEIENKPLPPLKGETPFVSIMVPAHNEGKVIMKTVESLLALDYPNDRYEIIVINDNSSDNSSVLLEHLQSKYPERNLTIINTDAVTGGKGKSNALNIGFQKSKGEYIAIYDADNTPEKKALLYLVSEITNDPTLGAVIGKFRTRNRDANLLTRFINIETLSFQWMAQAGRWKLFKLCTIPGTNFIMRREIVERIGGWDVKAIAEDTEISFRIYMMGYRIKFQPKSVTWEQEPQTVKVWFKQRTRWAKGNIYVIVKNVPLLFKRSARSIRFDIIYFLSIYFLLLTSLVMSDLLLVLHALGYITTTIASFSSFLWVLAITLFVVGTFVTLVTEKGEMRLSNIWIIMLMYVSYCQMWMVVAAYGMYTYLKDLVFKREVKWYKTERF from the coding sequence ATGACAATTGCAGACATCCTCATGTTAATCTCGGTCATTTGTATCTGGTCATTGCTTCTTGTGAATGTTGTTCTCATTGTCGCCGGTTACCTGTACTACATTGAAATTGAAAATAAACCGCTTCCTCCTTTGAAGGGTGAAACGCCTTTCGTTTCGATCATGGTTCCGGCCCACAATGAGGGGAAAGTGATTATGAAGACCGTTGAATCCTTGCTTGCCCTAGACTATCCGAATGACCGATATGAGATCATCGTCATTAACGATAATTCCTCCGACAACAGCAGTGTATTGCTGGAACATCTTCAATCGAAGTACCCGGAGAGAAATTTGACGATTATCAATACGGATGCAGTGACAGGGGGGAAAGGTAAATCTAACGCGTTGAACATCGGTTTTCAGAAAAGTAAAGGAGAATATATTGCGATCTATGACGCTGATAACACACCGGAGAAGAAGGCGCTGCTCTATTTAGTTTCGGAGATAACTAACGATCCCACACTTGGGGCAGTGATTGGTAAATTCCGCACACGCAATCGAGATGCTAATCTGTTGACGCGATTTATCAATATAGAAACTTTGTCCTTTCAATGGATGGCCCAGGCAGGCAGATGGAAGTTGTTTAAACTGTGCACGATTCCGGGCACGAATTTCATCATGCGGCGAGAGATCGTGGAACGTATCGGAGGTTGGGATGTCAAGGCGATCGCAGAGGATACGGAAATCAGTTTTCGCATTTATATGATGGGCTATCGAATCAAATTTCAGCCCAAATCCGTCACTTGGGAGCAGGAACCTCAAACGGTCAAAGTCTGGTTCAAACAGCGGACAAGGTGGGCGAAAGGTAATATTTATGTCATCGTCAAAAATGTCCCGTTGTTATTCAAAAGATCCGCTCGCAGTATCCGCTTCGATATTATTTATTTTCTTTCGATTTACTTTTTGCTGCTGACTTCGCTCGTCATGTCGGATTTACTTCTTGTGCTTCACGCGCTTGGTTATATAACGACAACGATTGCTAGCTTCAGTTCTTTTTTATGGGTACTTGCGATTACGCTGTTCGTAGTAGGTACCTTCGTAACTCTTGTCACTGAAAAAGGAGAAATGAGGCTATCCAATATATGGATCATAATGCTTATGTACGTATCGTACTGTCAGATGTGGATGGTCGTCGCGGCTTACGGCATGTATACATACTTAAAAGATTTAGTGTTTAAAAGAGAAGTAAAATGGTACAAAACCGAAAGGTTTTAG
- the wsfD gene encoding glycan biosynthesis hexose transferase WsfD, whose translation MNSSVMRGVLRYMSPAAFAAACVMLISAIALFMQPYIGMADNGDFFRILYSNGLYFNDPNYNSQYLGFFVKNYGIYQYYNENGATLYSSQSLFIKSSMYVNHFFHDAQNFDIRYQALLYLVLYVVAVYLLVEALTWKISKKKGYLIAVIAIFILGDTGYTAYFNSFYSESVVLLMTVLLFAAGLLLYRKRYNDYVLLAVFVISAIALTTSKQQNAPVGIITAVLGVFIINIRKKRSYRIVTLISLFVMLGVGIGTYVLIPKEFININKYHAMTRGVLMNSVNPEKTLEAFGIDKQYAVLNESLYYNPYASVDVNSKMLQDNFYSKYGFGSILSYYMSHPDQAENMLNLAARDGFTIRPKAMGNYEQSVGKSFGAQTVFFSGYSLLKDALAPKTFGFIILWILIVLGLYTPAFVAAIRQRQWRSALRLPLIVMMILMGLSGIFVSIIGAGDADLSKHEFLFTLTFDLVSLLTVVDLLAKRLWNNEPINELGTDES comes from the coding sequence ATGAACAGCAGCGTTATGCGAGGCGTACTTCGTTACATGTCACCTGCTGCTTTCGCCGCTGCTTGTGTGATGCTGATCTCAGCTATCGCACTTTTTATGCAACCTTATATCGGAATGGCCGATAACGGCGACTTTTTTCGGATTTTATACAGTAACGGACTCTACTTCAACGATCCCAACTATAACAGCCAGTATCTTGGTTTTTTCGTGAAAAATTACGGAATCTATCAATATTATAACGAGAACGGCGCAACGTTATACTCCTCTCAATCATTGTTTATCAAGTCCTCCATGTATGTGAATCACTTTTTTCATGATGCTCAGAACTTTGATATTCGTTATCAAGCTTTGCTGTATCTAGTACTCTATGTAGTCGCTGTTTATTTGTTGGTGGAGGCGCTGACCTGGAAAATATCCAAAAAGAAAGGTTATCTCATCGCAGTCATTGCTATTTTTATTTTAGGTGACACGGGTTATACGGCCTACTTTAATTCCTTTTATAGTGAAAGTGTCGTACTCCTTATGACGGTTCTCCTGTTCGCCGCAGGGTTGCTATTATATCGGAAAAGATATAACGACTACGTCCTGTTAGCTGTATTTGTAATAAGCGCTATCGCTTTAACGACAAGTAAGCAGCAAAATGCTCCGGTAGGCATCATAACTGCTGTTCTAGGCGTTTTCATTATCAATATTCGCAAAAAGCGAAGTTATCGAATCGTTACTCTTATCTCACTCTTTGTCATGCTTGGCGTGGGGATTGGTACTTACGTCCTTATTCCCAAAGAGTTTATCAATATTAACAAGTACCATGCGATGACTCGCGGGGTGCTTATGAATTCCGTTAATCCCGAGAAGACGCTGGAAGCCTTTGGCATTGATAAGCAATATGCGGTTCTAAATGAAAGTTTGTACTATAATCCGTACGCTTCCGTTGATGTAAATTCCAAGATGCTGCAAGACAATTTCTACAGCAAATATGGATTTGGATCGATATTGTCGTACTATATGTCTCATCCTGATCAAGCGGAGAACATGCTCAATCTGGCCGCTCGTGATGGTTTCACGATTAGACCCAAAGCAATGGGGAATTACGAGCAGTCGGTTGGAAAATCATTCGGCGCGCAGACCGTCTTTTTCTCAGGATATAGCCTATTGAAAGACGCCCTTGCACCTAAAACTTTCGGATTCATCATTCTCTGGATTCTGATTGTCCTGGGGTTATACACGCCAGCATTCGTTGCTGCTATCCGTCAACGTCAATGGAGGAGCGCCCTGAGACTCCCGTTAATTGTGATGATGATTCTAATGGGGCTATCCGGTATTTTCGTTTCAATTATCGGGGCAGGTGACGCGGATCTATCGAAGCACGAATTTTTGTTTACATTAACTTTTGATTTGGTGTCTTTATTGACAGTTGTCGATTTATTGGCCAAACGGCTCTGGAACAACGAACCCATTAACGAACTAGGGACAGACGAAAGCTAA
- a CDS encoding CBO0543 family protein, with amino-acid sequence MEKWLIRTLFVSSMASMPFILKRKNLLMYLTIFFAKGVLSTSMDSYFIKRNRISYPVRPFSKTFDTNVLYDLLFYPLLSVIWVRYTYHSKPRELIIRSLYFSVPMSLLQWALEKKTKLFNWKSWSVFHTFASINFTLFTIRGFVGLVRRMMPTQALPTMAHRTEPVLPTHMKMSNSVDDSNPAQFA; translated from the coding sequence GTGGAGAAATGGCTGATAAGAACTTTGTTCGTAAGCTCAATGGCTTCAATGCCATTTATTTTGAAAAGAAAAAATCTATTAATGTACTTAACCATTTTCTTTGCAAAAGGGGTACTATCGACTTCAATGGATTCGTATTTTATTAAAAGGAATAGAATTTCTTACCCCGTACGACCGTTCTCCAAAACTTTTGATACCAATGTGTTGTATGATTTATTGTTTTATCCCCTGCTGAGTGTGATCTGGGTCAGATATACCTATCACAGTAAGCCTCGTGAGTTGATTATAAGAAGTTTATATTTCAGTGTCCCGATGTCTCTGTTGCAGTGGGCTTTGGAGAAGAAAACGAAATTGTTTAATTGGAAGTCGTGGTCCGTTTTCCATACGTTCGCTTCGATTAATTTCACCTTGTTCACCATTAGGGGGTTCGTTGGGCTTGTAAGACGAATGATGCCAACCCAAGCGCTGCCAACCATGGCGCATAGAACGGAACCCGTTCTACCAACGCATATGAAGATGTCCAATTCGGTTGACGACTCGAATCCCGCTCAGTTCGCTTGA
- a CDS encoding SDR family oxidoreductase, producing MKILVTGATGQLGAKVVEALLATLPAESLAVSVRDTDKASGLRARGVDVRHGDFDQPTTLDEAFTGIDRLLIVSTQGDNETRIRQHQAAVSAAQRAGVGFIAYTSVTNAEETTLFLAPVHRATEDAIRKTGIPYAFLRNNWYIENEVGTIQGILAGAPLVTSAGEGKVGWASRGDYAQAAAQVLASSGHENTIYELSGQPISHADLAKILGEALNREVQVQQVDDETYGTIMAGAGVPEPVVPILVAIQSGIRDGVLDVVSSDLETLLGRKATPLQEAIKEIVANLNA from the coding sequence ATGAAAATTTTGGTAACAGGTGCGACAGGACAATTGGGAGCAAAAGTGGTTGAGGCTTTACTTGCGACATTACCGGCAGAAAGCTTAGCTGTCAGTGTGAGAGATACGGACAAAGCCTCTGGCTTGCGTGCTCGAGGCGTAGATGTACGCCATGGCGATTTTGATCAACCGACAACTTTGGATGAAGCTTTCACTGGCATAGATCGTTTACTTATCGTATCCACGCAAGGCGATAATGAAACACGAATTCGCCAGCATCAAGCAGCTGTCTCAGCAGCGCAGCGGGCAGGAGTAGGTTTCATTGCTTATACAAGTGTGACAAATGCGGAAGAAACTACACTTTTTCTAGCACCTGTACATCGTGCGACAGAAGATGCCATTCGTAAAACCGGCATTCCGTACGCTTTCCTTCGAAATAACTGGTACATCGAGAACGAAGTAGGCACGATTCAAGGAATCTTAGCTGGTGCACCGTTAGTCACATCAGCGGGTGAAGGGAAAGTCGGTTGGGCTTCCCGCGGCGATTATGCGCAAGCTGCAGCCCAAGTACTGGCAAGCAGCGGGCATGAGAACACGATATATGAGCTGTCAGGCCAACCTATCTCACATGCAGATTTGGCAAAAATTCTGGGAGAGGCACTCAATCGCGAAGTTCAGGTCCAGCAAGTAGATGATGAAACTTATGGCACAATTATGGCCGGAGCAGGTGTTCCAGAACCGGTTGTTCCTATCCTAGTGGCGATCCAAAGTGGAATTCGAGATGGAGTTTTGGATGTAGTTAGCTCGGATCTTGAGACTTTGCTTGGTCGTAAAGCAACTCCTTTGCAAGAAGCGATTAAGGAAATCGTTGCTAATCTGAATGCCTAA
- a CDS encoding Rrf2 family transcriptional regulator, translating into MKQISSRFSIAVHILSLVATIPSECTGDFIAGSVNTNPVIIRKIIGLLKKAGFVEVRAGVGGTSLRKPADQITLLDVYRAVEVIENGELFNFHNHPNPNCLVGCNIEAALRAELRDAQAAMEQRLGQVTLAQLITKFK; encoded by the coding sequence ATGAAACAAATTAGCAGTCGTTTTTCAATCGCGGTTCATATCCTGTCGCTAGTTGCGACGATTCCTTCGGAATGTACAGGCGATTTCATTGCAGGCAGTGTGAATACGAATCCAGTTATTATTCGTAAAATTATCGGTCTATTGAAGAAAGCCGGTTTTGTAGAAGTCAGAGCAGGGGTAGGCGGAACTTCGTTGCGGAAGCCTGCTGATCAAATTACATTGCTGGATGTTTACAGGGCAGTTGAAGTGATTGAGAATGGGGAATTGTTTAATTTCCACAATCATCCTAATCCCAATTGTCTGGTAGGGTGCAACATTGAAGCCGCACTTCGTGCGGAATTAAGGGATGCTCAAGCAGCTATGGAGCAGCGTCTAGGTCAAGTGACACTGGCACAATTGATCACTAAGTTTAAATAA
- a CDS encoding DUF1904 family protein, whose amino-acid sequence MPFLRFKGFPKEFIASVSSIMIQEFSKLTGVLPEKVKIELLHIEQINNSPLSLEILMFPRDQEMHDDIVQALYRILDEHEYGDVHIFFILLSPHLYYKEGQPLKTNHSEHISIT is encoded by the coding sequence ATGCCTTTTCTCAGATTCAAAGGTTTTCCAAAGGAATTTATTGCCTCTGTTTCATCCATTATGATTCAGGAATTCTCCAAGCTTACAGGTGTACTTCCAGAGAAAGTAAAGATTGAACTACTTCATATTGAGCAAATCAACAACTCTCCGCTGTCATTGGAAATCCTTATGTTTCCGAGAGATCAGGAGATGCATGATGATATTGTGCAGGCCCTCTATCGTATTTTGGATGAACATGAGTACGGAGATGTGCATATCTTTTTCATTCTATTGTCCCCCCATTTATATTACAAAGAAGGACAACCACTCAAAACAAATCATTCTGAGCATATTTCAATTACGTAG
- a CDS encoding CcdC protein domain-containing protein yields the protein MNSTVSLSISILIFILILRGQFRGTQKPIKRSGTPLLLPILYISTSLFQLFDPKLHIQSVQVITALAIGIVVAIPLIMTTKFEVKADGTYFKRSKAVIVILIAIFAFRFVLMETITNMDASTLAFFFNLVTLSYIAVWRMVTFSKFRRVSQTLAT from the coding sequence ATGAACTCAACTGTATCCCTAAGTATCTCCATTTTGATTTTTATTTTGATCCTTCGCGGGCAATTCCGCGGCACTCAAAAACCGATTAAAAGATCAGGCACACCTCTATTATTGCCCATTCTGTATATTTCTACTTCTCTATTTCAATTGTTTGATCCGAAATTACACATACAAAGCGTTCAAGTCATTACGGCGTTAGCCATAGGCATCGTCGTTGCTATTCCCCTTATTATGACAACCAAGTTTGAAGTAAAAGCGGATGGCACTTATTTCAAACGAAGCAAAGCAGTCATTGTGATTCTGATCGCGATCTTTGCATTCCGATTCGTGCTCATGGAGACGATAACGAATATGGATGCTTCAACACTTGCTTTCTTCTTTAATTTGGTGACGTTAAGCTACATCGCAGTCTGGCGCATGGTTACCTTCAGTAAATTTCGCCGTGTTTCGCAAACCCTTGCTACGTAA
- a CDS encoding GTP pyrophosphokinase produces MSTLTKAIFIAAKAHDGQTDKGGNPYILHPIRLASKAETTEESIVAVLHDVVEDSDITLFDLKKEGFSSSIIEALDCLTRRADESYAQFIQRIKLNPLATQVKLLDLEDNSNISRIPNPTDSDYERMDTYKQAIAALRF; encoded by the coding sequence ATGAGTACGTTAACCAAAGCAATTTTCATCGCAGCTAAGGCTCATGATGGTCAAACGGATAAAGGCGGCAATCCTTACATTCTGCATCCGATCAGGTTGGCCAGCAAGGCGGAGACAACAGAAGAATCGATCGTGGCTGTTTTGCATGATGTTGTGGAAGACTCAGACATCACCTTGTTCGATTTGAAAAAAGAAGGGTTTTCCTCGTCCATCATTGAGGCGCTGGACTGCTTAACCAGAAGAGCTGACGAATCTTATGCCCAATTCATCCAACGGATTAAATTGAATCCGCTAGCTACGCAAGTCAAATTATTGGATCTAGAAGACAATAGCAACATAAGTCGAATTCCTAACCCTACGGATTCTGACTATGAGCGAATGGATACATACAAACAGGCTATAGCGGCTCTCCGATTCTAA